The Mycobacterium adipatum genomic sequence GCGAATGGTTGTGGTACAGGTAGAACGGCTTGCCCGCCTCGACGCTGCGCTTCATGAACGCCTTGGCGCGGCGGTCGTATTCGCCGTCCATCTGGCCCTTGAGCTTCACGGTCAGCTGCTCGTCGGTGGCGTGGACGCCGTCGGCCTTGGTGCCCTCGTACATGTAGGAGTAGCCGTCGCGGTCGCCGTCGTACCAGGGATCGTCGGGCCACAGGCACTCGTCGTAGGTGCGGGCCGGGCCGTACCACTCGTCGAATCCGTGGTCGGTCGGCCAGCGGCCGTCCTCGGCGCCGATGTGCCACTTCCCGAAACACGCCGTCGCATAACCGGCTTCGGAAAGGATGTCGCCCATCGTGCGTTCCCAGGCGACGATACCGCCGCCGTTGCCGCCGAGGGCGATGGTGTGGTTGCCCGACCGGATCGGATACCGGCCGGTCATCAGCGCCGACCGCGTCGGAGTGCACTGCGGCTCCACGACGAAGTGCGACAACTTCAGCGACTCCGCGGCGAAGGCATCCGCGCGGGCGGTGTCGGCACCGCGCAGGATGCCGCCGCCGTAGCAGCCGAGCTCACCCATGCCGAGGTTGTCGACGTGGAAGTACACGATGTTGGGTTGTTCGGGCATGCTGAATACACCTTTCGATTCGGTTGCGAATGAACCCTTGCGGGCGTGACGGACGGGTGACGCCGGGGTGTTACGGAGTGGGAGCGTCCCCGCGTGCGGCGGTGGTCACCAATGAACACCGGTCTCCGCGGTAGCGAACAGTCTCGAGGTCGAACGGAGTGCCGTCCTCGAGATGGGTGAGGCGGTGGAGCAGCAGCAGTGGTGCACCGGTTCGGATTTTGAGCAGTTCAGCGGTGCGCGAGTCAGCGGCGACGGATTCGACGGTTATCTCCGCCCAGCCCAACCGCACACCGAGTTCACGCTCGATCAGCGCGAAGACGTCCTGCTTGCCGAGTTCGGCATCGACGGGGATCGCTCCCATGCGCAGCGATGTGGTGTCGAGCGAGAGCGGCAACCCACCCACCGACCGCAGCCGCTCGATGAAGACGATCGGAGCGTTCTCGGGCAGCTCGAGTTTGGCGGCGACGAACGGCGTCGCGGTGGACTCGCGCACCGACAGGACTTCGTTGTCGACGGGGAGTTGATGCCCGGCAAGCGATTCCGCGAGACCCTCGAGCCGGTCGAGGTGCTGGCGGAGCTTGGCGCCGGTGACGAAGGTGCCCGAGCCTTGGATGCGGGTGATCAGGCCTTCGCCGCGCAGCAGCTCCAACGCTTCCCGGATGGCGTTACGGCTGACGCCGAGTTCGGCGGCGAGTTCGGATTCCGACGGCAGCGCCGGACGAGCTGCCGCCAGACCACCGAAGGCGCCTTCGAGAATCTGGCTGCGCAGCACGTCGCGCACCCACCGCGCCGCATCGGCCCGGGTACCCGCGTACTCCCGGACCGAAGGACGGGGAAAGTCCTTCGGAGGGATCTTGGGTCGCCGTGGCATGCACTCACTGTGCCACCCGGAGCGGCCGGTGGCGGATTACCGAATGTTACGCCACCTACTGCCTGGGAAACGCCGAGGCCAGCGCGTTCGCAACGGCGGAACTCGAATTGTTTCGCCACCGCGTCAGGCGATGCAGCGGAACCCGATGTGGGTGGTCGCGCTGTCCTGCGACTGCGACGACCGGGCGGCCGGGCGGTAGCGGTGGCAGTACTCGGGCGCGCACAGGTGTGAGCCACCCTTGAGCGCTTGGTTGACGGAAGGGTCGCCGGACGGCGACGGCGGTGGGCAGCAGCCTTCGGCGGGCTGGTCGACCCGGTGCTGACGGGCGTATCGCGTCGTCGTCCACTCCCAAACATTGCCGATCATGTCCAGCAGCCCGAAAGCGTTGGGCGGGAAGGTCCCGACCGGAGAGGTGCCGACCCAACCCCGGGCGCCGTCGTTGAGGTACGGGAACCGGCCCTGCCAGGTGTTGGCCATCAGCTGCCCGTCGGGGCGGACGTCGTCGCCCCAGGCATAGGCGGTGGTGGAACCGGCTCTCGCGGCGTACTCCCACTGCGCCTCGGTGGGCAGCCGGCGGCCGGCCCAGGCGGCGTAGGCGGCCGCGTCCGGGTAGGCAACTTGCACCACGGGGTGATCGAGGCGGCCCTCGATCGTGGAGTCATGCCCGAACGGGTGCCGCCAGCACGCGCCGGGCTCCCACGTCCACCACTGGCGCCAGTCGCGCAGATTGACCGGTCCGGCCGTCGCGCGGAACACCAGCGCGCCGGGAACCAGCTCGTCCTCCGGGACACCGGGGAAGTCGGCGGGATCGAGCGCGCGTTCGGCGACGGTGACATAACCGGTGTCGGAAACGAATTCGGCGAACTGGGCGTTCGTCACCGGGTGCCGCTCGATCGCGAAGGGCGCCACCGACACGGTATGGACAGGCGCCTCCTCCGGATAGAAATCGATCGACCCCATCCGGAACGCGCCGCCGGGCAGATCAACAAGGTCGGTCAGCATCCCGTCAGCGTAGGGCACGCGGCACATAACAAGGTGTGCATCAAACATGCATCGAAACACGGGTGGTTCAGGGTGCCGTTATCGTCGCGGGGGATGTCGCGGTAGGCGGGGCGTATCCCTAGGGCCTGAAACTGCGGGCTCATGGTCTCTGGAAACGCCGGGACGAGTCACCCGCCCACCGCAGAATCAGTTAGCGAACGGTACATGACAACTTCCTGAGACAGATGACAACCGAACAAGGCGGCAGTCTGCGCTGTCGATGTAGCGCCTATCGGCCTCGACCAGACAAGCCGGTTGACCTCCAGTCGGCCGGATGCGATTCTGGTCGGCTGCCCTGTCCCCGACACCACCGAATTGATGACCCTCACCGACGATCAGACCGACCCGACCGCGCCACCGTCCTCAACCCGTATAGGGGTCGCGCAGTGCGCGCGACTTACGATCATGGGCTGAGCTTGTTCGGTCATCGATCTAGCCTTCACCCTGACACGCGCCACCGTAATCGTGCCCGACGAAGTGTGGACCGAGGTCGACCTCGGCGTGAGCGCCGTGCGCGACCACCACGGCCTGCCTATCGAGATGCGGGGTTGATGAAGCCGCCGAGTGCTATCTGGTGGCCCCCAACGTGTGTCCTCAGCAGCACGAGGTGCCCGCGGTTGGCGACATCATCGATCGCCGCCACGCCGGACATGGATGTCTGCCACAGCGGCGGTGGTCGTCTTGGCAGCTTGTTTTTCTAGCGATAGCACGTTGATGACGGTGGCATAGACCTGCAGCCGTTCCTCCAGCTCGGCGCAGTGAGCAATGAGCTTGGCGTGCACAGCTTTTAGGTTCTCAAACTCGCTGAGTCGACTCGTGAACGCCGCTGGAGTGTTGGCGGCGCTGGCGACACGTGCTTGGAATTGTTCCTTGAGATCGAGGTGCTGATGGGTGAGATGCCAGCGACCCACACCAGCTTCCACGGCCAGCTGCGACACGCTCAGCCGCCCCGTAGAACGCAGCGGTGTACCGGCCAGGAGCCGGTCCATAGCGGCGATAATCTTCGCGCGGATGGGATCATGGTTCGGGTCTGTTGGCGTCATCGTGGGTCTCCAAAATGGTGGTGATTCGCCGTAATTCGGCTTGGTCGCGTTCGCAACGGATCGGTGGAGCCAAGGTGTCATCCACGATCAGGGTCAGGCGGTCGCGGCGGGTACGCAGCGCGGCGATGTCGCGGTCAGTGCGGGCGATGTTGCGGCACCAGGGCCGGCAGTCATCAATCTGAGGGGTCACCAAGGGATCCTCAGCAGTGCCGCGCAGTTGGCAGGCGGCCACCGTCGCGTCGAAGACGCACGTCATCGCGTCGCCGTGGTAGATCTGCAGCGCAGGGTTGGTGAGCAGGTCACGGGCTTGTCTGTTGCTGGTGAGTACGTGGCCGGCGAACTGGCGGGTAGCTGCGGCGACGCGGTGTCGGTAGGTCTGGGCGGCGGGGTCGGACACCGTTTCCCCCGCCCGCAGCGCCTTTTCATCCTCGGCCAGTTGCTCAAGGCGGGCCAGGAAGTCTTCGAAGGCGAGTTCGTCGATGAATCCCGCGTCGTATCCGCCGGCGTAACCCTGCAGCAACCGGGTGTGGACGTGGCCGTACTGGATCGAGCCGGCGACCAGGCCACGCGGACGCCGGCGGATGAACCAGGCCAGGGTGCGCCGAAACCGGGTGATGTTCAGTGGTCCTTGGGAATCGAGAGGGATGGCAAGCGCTGCCCGGTGTGCGCAGCGCGTGTTGACCCACTCCACGAACGCGGCGAGGTCGTCGGCGCAACGTGCTGGGATGCGGGCGTTGCCTTTGCGGCGGGTGTTCGTGCGTTGGCGGTGGGCCTCGATAATGCTGGGAAACAGCAATTGGTGATCGTGGAGGCGTTCGAGGACGGCCACGGCATCGGCGACGGGTTTGACGACCACCCACGGATCGCGGCGTTGCAGCCCGGCAGGGAGCTTGTTGCCGTTAGCGTCGACCGCGTTCTTGAAGAACACTCCGGTCATCAGCCACATGTCGTTGATGGCGTCGTGCTCGATGCAACCTCGACGGAGGTTGAGAACCTCTCCTGGCCGGGCGCCGGAGAGGTAGGCAATGACCACTAGGCAGGCGGTACTCAGGTGCCGCGCCAGGTGGCGCGCTCGATTATTCGGGATCGGGCCCTGGTGCCAGGGCGCGTCGTCGATGCGGGCGGTGATGGGGGTGTCCAGGAAGGCGTCCTCGGCGATGGGCAGGCCCGAGTCCAGCAGCAGCTGGCCTGCCCGGCCGCTGGCCAGGCTCGACTCGCTGGTGTAGTCAAGGACCTTGGTCAGGTGACGCCAGTCGATGCGAACCTCGCCGTTGGCGACGAGTTTGCCTGGCAATGAGCCATTTTCGCGCCGGAGTTTGTCGATGTATAACGCCACACGTTGATGGACTTGCCCGTCAGGAGCGCGGGTCACGACGCCTCGGCCGGGTTGGCGACCACGGAAGTGCAGGTACAGGTATTCGGTGTGGGCCGCCAGGATGTCGTCGGCGAAGTCTTCGACAAAGCGCAGTGACCACCACAACAGGGCGCGCATGGTGCCTTCGGTGATCCGCGGGGTCAGGTTCTCCCGCTTGGCGCGCACCGCGCCGAGCAGGACCCGTGCCGAGTCGCCGCCCCACGGCGGCATCGTCGGCAGTCGCATGTCCTCGGGTAGCAGCAGCCGATAGCTCCACAGTCGCCTGATCTCAACGATGCGGCGGTACTTCAGCCCTAATGCGATATCGCAGTTGCCCACATCGATGAGATAGTCGTCGAGCAGCTCGGCGGTGACCTGGCTGATGGTGGTAATCCCGCGATGGTGAAGCCAATCCATGAAGGCCTTGAACGGCACCCACATGTTGGCCACGGTCCGTAGCGACGGCCGTTCGGTGGCCGTCCTGCGCAACGGCGACGGTGAATCCCGATTGATCACCTGCCAGAAGTAGAGCTTGGCGAACCCGCGCAGCGGGTCGGGGATCGCGGCGAAGTTGAAGCTGTACGCGGCGGCGTCTTCCTCGAAAATGCCCTCGTTGATATGCCAGCGGTCCTGTCCGAACCGAGACAGTGCGCTGACATCGGTACCCGGGATCAGCTCGCGGTGAAGCAGCACCGGTGTCGCCTCATTTATGCGCTCAGGCTCACCGGAAGCGGCGACCGCGGCGGTCCCACCAGTCCCGAGGCTCATCGAATATCCAAGCCGCGGTTGAGGAATCGCTTCACGTTCTCGCGGTCGGTATCGGTGATCGACGCACGAGCCGCGGCGAGGTCCTCGTCATCGTGTGAACCGAGCAGATCGGCGAGCTGGGTGTGTGGCACGGCGAACCGTCGTGCCCACTCCATCGGTGTCATGGCCGCTTTGCGATCCAGAAGCTGGTCATGGACGTGTACCTGGATCGGCAGATGCCGGGGCAGCGCCCGCGCGCACGGACAGCCCAGGCACTGCATGAAGGACGCCCGGCACGGTTGGCCTGCCGGTGCGTGTGGGCTATTCGCGTTGTCGACACAGGCGTTCATCACGGTGTCCAGTTCGCCGTCGAGCATGCGTTTCACCGTCACCGGGTCCAGTCCATACTGGTCGGCTGCAGCGACCACATCCCCGCGAGCCCGAGTCACCTCGGCGGCATTCAATTGTGTCATGACCCCCGATACGCGAGCTGTGGCGACCTGCTCGGTCAGCGCGTCAGCCACCACCTTGCGGTATTCAATGAGATTGCCGCGGTTGCGGGCCAGATAGTCGGAGGCCAGAGTCTGTTCAGTGTGAGCCACGGGCTTCTGGTGCAGCTCCAGGTAGGTCAGCCGAATCCGCTTAAGAGTCACGGTCAGTGTGGCGGGCGGGCCCTCGCCAACAGTGTCTGCCGGCACACTGTGCAGCTGCGACCAGTGTGGAAGGAACCCATACCGGGCCTGCGGGCGTAATCCCCGGCCCGTCCGGTCACGACTGCCGCCGGATCGGCGGTAACCGATGAGCAATTGGTCGCTGTTGATCACTGCCCTGCTGCGGTCGGTCAACTCCAACAGCAGTCGATAGAGCCCGAACGGGGTGTGCAGCTCATCACGCGCCGACACGTTCTGCGGGTTGCCGGGAATGCTGATCCAATCCGGGATTTCGGTCAGCGACAGGTTCATATAGGCGCGGTGCCCGCGTCGCGGTTTGTGGGTGTCCACGATCGCCGTGGCCACCGAGCCTGCGTGTCCGTCAGCGCGATGATGCGCCGCTGGGCATCGCAGAATGACCAACGGGTTCTGGCCCGTCATCACGGCCAGCAGCACCGCACCCGCAGTGACTTCCACACCGCTCAGGTGTGCCCATTCCACGATGTCCCATGGCTTACCGAAACCGCCCTCGGTGACCCATGGCGCCACCACCGGTGTGCGAGCCCGCCCCGACCGTCTCGATGTGCGCGGTACGTCGCCGTGACGGTCAA encodes the following:
- a CDS encoding GntR family transcriptional regulator; this translates as MLRSQILEGAFGGLAAARPALPSESELAAELGVSRNAIREALELLRGEGLITRIQGSGTFVTGAKLRQHLDRLEGLAESLAGHQLPVDNEVLSVRESTATPFVAAKLELPENAPIVFIERLRSVGGLPLSLDTTSLRMGAIPVDAELGKQDVFALIERELGVRLGWAEITVESVAADSRTAELLKIRTGAPLLLLHRLTHLEDGTPFDLETVRYRGDRCSLVTTAARGDAPTP
- a CDS encoding formylglycine-generating enzyme family protein; protein product: MLTDLVDLPGGAFRMGSIDFYPEEAPVHTVSVAPFAIERHPVTNAQFAEFVSDTGYVTVAERALDPADFPGVPEDELVPGALVFRATAGPVNLRDWRQWWTWEPGACWRHPFGHDSTIEGRLDHPVVQVAYPDAAAYAAWAGRRLPTEAQWEYAARAGSTTAYAWGDDVRPDGQLMANTWQGRFPYLNDGARGWVGTSPVGTFPPNAFGLLDMIGNVWEWTTTRYARQHRVDQPAEGCCPPPSPSGDPSVNQALKGGSHLCAPEYCHRYRPAARSSQSQDSATTHIGFRCIA